A genomic stretch from Anaerolinea thermophila UNI-1 includes:
- a CDS encoding DUF2726 domain-containing protein, producing MAVTKEKQGCLSLIFPFLRKNDLPEELPYRTRDDFLSPAELSFYKVLSSTLGARFTLQSKVRLADVFFVARPNENFAYFNRIAQRHVDFLICDPATMKPLLGIELDDSSHQRERRQKRDEFVDRVFEAANLPLVRFPVQRAYTTQELVEKIAPHLRNALGKPAAEAPATAPAVSDPPAPAKQDSAPLCPKCNIPMVLRTVTQGEHKGKQFYGCSNYPRCREVKPVPAQRPPA from the coding sequence ATGGCAGTGACCAAAGAAAAACAGGGGTGTTTGAGTCTGATTTTTCCTTTCCTTCGTAAAAATGATCTTCCTGAAGAGTTGCCCTACAGAACGCGCGATGATTTTCTTTCTCCGGCGGAGTTGTCCTTTTATAAGGTGCTGTCTTCGACGCTGGGGGCGCGCTTTACCCTGCAGTCCAAGGTTCGCCTGGCGGATGTTTTCTTTGTCGCCCGTCCCAATGAAAACTTCGCCTATTTCAACCGCATTGCTCAGCGGCATGTGGATTTTCTGATTTGCGACCCGGCAACCATGAAGCCGCTCCTGGGCATTGAACTGGATGATTCCAGCCATCAGCGGGAGCGCCGGCAGAAAAGGGATGAGTTTGTCGACAGAGTCTTTGAAGCCGCCAACCTGCCTCTGGTGCGCTTCCCCGTCCAGCGGGCGTACACCACCCAGGAACTTGTCGAAAAGATCGCCCCGCATTTGAGGAACGCGCTGGGTAAACCTGCCGCCGAAGCCCCCGCGACCGCTCCGGCGGTCTCCGATCCGCCTGCCCCCGCAAAACAGGATTCTGCTCCCCTCTGCCCCAAATGCAATATCCCGATGGTGTTGCGCACGGTAACGCAGGGCGAGCATAAGGGAAAGCAGTTTTACGGCTGTTCAAACTATCCGCGCTGTCGGGAAGTAAAGCCTGTCCCTGCGCAGAGACCGCCGGCGTAA
- a CDS encoding HAD family hydrolase, with the protein MQTPPIQALLFDVGGVILRTEDPAPREALARQYGMSRADLEKLVFASPAALAAERGEADEPAVWDFVARTLRLSAPQLTAFREQFWAGDRVDTALLAFLAEARPRVRTGLLSNAWTRDLRALLCAFGAPADLLDRAVEVWLTSSMLGARKPDPRAFAAALAHLGASAGQTVFVDDFVENVEGARRAGLVGVHFQTTAQALETLRRLLENAWSR; encoded by the coding sequence ATGCAAACGCCCCCGATTCAAGCCCTTCTGTTTGACGTTGGCGGGGTGATTCTGCGCACCGAAGACCCCGCGCCGCGCGAGGCGCTGGCGCGGCAGTACGGCATGTCCCGCGCCGACCTGGAGAAACTGGTGTTTGCCTCGCCCGCCGCGCTGGCGGCTGAACGCGGTGAGGCGGATGAGCCCGCCGTCTGGGATTTCGTTGCCCGCACCCTGCGCCTTTCTGCTCCGCAGTTGACTGCCTTCCGCGAGCAGTTCTGGGCGGGCGACCGCGTGGATACCGCTCTGCTGGCGTTTCTGGCAGAGGCGCGTCCGCGCGTGCGCACGGGCTTGCTCTCCAACGCCTGGACGAGAGACCTGCGCGCGCTGTTGTGCGCCTTCGGAGCGCCCGCCGACCTGCTCGACCGCGCCGTCGAGGTGTGGCTGACCTCGTCCATGCTGGGCGCGCGCAAGCCCGATCCGCGGGCGTTTGCGGCGGCGCTGGCGCATCTGGGCGCTTCTGCCGGGCAGACCGTCTTTGTGGATGATTTTGTGGAAAATGTGGAAGGCGCGCGCCGCGCCGGGCTGGTGGGGGTGCATTTTCAAACTACCGCGCAGGCCCTCGAAACCCTGCGCCGCCTGCTGGAGAACGCATGGAGCCGCTGA
- a CDS encoding response regulator translates to MSAYRVLLVDDSPQFLQSASSLLRSIHGVELVGTAGTLAEAVKQAERLAPDLILLDLILPDGNGIEAARQIRQNNPQASIVILSIYDMNDYREAADAVGVLDFIPKQELSETLILSWLNRSPKEKVRRRILVVDDSPTIRRMIITALKPLEADFEEASNGLEALEKMTLMSFDLVTLDINMPDMHGMEVLQFIRKVDRLKDLPVIMLTTRGDEESLQEAMSLGANRYLTKPFSPSSLLRTVEELWK, encoded by the coding sequence ATGAGCGCTTATCGTGTCTTACTCGTGGACGACAGTCCTCAATTTTTGCAAAGCGCCTCCAGCCTGCTGCGCAGCATTCACGGCGTGGAACTGGTGGGCACTGCCGGGACGCTGGCAGAAGCCGTGAAGCAAGCCGAACGCCTTGCCCCTGACTTAATCCTGCTGGACTTAATCCTGCCCGACGGCAACGGCATTGAAGCCGCCCGCCAGATCCGCCAGAACAACCCGCAGGCGAGCATCGTCATCCTTTCCATTTATGACATGAACGATTACCGCGAAGCCGCCGATGCCGTGGGCGTGCTGGATTTCATTCCCAAGCAGGAATTAAGCGAAACCCTCATCCTCTCATGGCTCAACCGCTCTCCCAAAGAGAAGGTGCGGCGGCGGATTCTGGTGGTGGACGACTCGCCCACCATTCGGCGCATGATCATCACTGCCCTCAAACCTCTGGAAGCGGATTTCGAAGAAGCCAGCAACGGGCTGGAAGCGCTGGAAAAGATGACCCTGATGTCTTTTGACCTGGTGACGCTGGATATTAACATGCCCGATATGCACGGCATGGAAGTTCTGCAGTTTATCCGCAAGGTGGATCGCCTGAAAGACCTGCCGGTCATCATGCTCACCACCCGCGGCGATGAAGAGAGCCTGCAGGAAGCCATGAGCCTGGGCGCCAACCGTTACCTCACCAAGCCGTTCAGCCCCTCTTCGCTGTTGCGCACCGTTGAGGAGTTGTGGAAATGA
- the rarD gene encoding EamA family transporter RarD, which produces MKKGYVYAFLAYGMWGVFPLYWKALQNVPSVQILAHRVVWSLVFLVLLITLRREWEALRARLSPRVLGVYALSGALVTLNWGMYIWGVNANHVVETSLGYFINPLVNVLLGVVFLRERLRPGQWLAIGLALAGVLYMTFAYGRLPWLALALAFTFGIYGYLKKTFPLNSLHGLTLETGAVTPLMLGYLIFLETRGQGAFLHVSALESLLLALAGVVTATPLLFFGMGARLIPLSTMGLIQYLSPTMQFLLGVFLYHEPFDQARLVGFSVVWLALALYLAEGYWHQRRAEPKPEPAQG; this is translated from the coding sequence GTGAAAAAGGGGTACGTGTACGCCTTTCTGGCTTACGGGATGTGGGGCGTCTTTCCGCTGTACTGGAAAGCCCTGCAGAACGTGCCTTCGGTGCAGATTCTGGCGCACCGCGTGGTGTGGTCGCTGGTGTTTCTGGTCCTGCTCATCACCCTGCGGCGGGAGTGGGAAGCTCTGCGCGCCCGGCTTTCGCCGCGCGTTCTGGGGGTGTATGCCCTCTCCGGCGCGCTGGTGACGCTGAACTGGGGCATGTACATTTGGGGCGTCAACGCCAATCATGTGGTGGAAACCTCGCTGGGGTATTTCATCAACCCGCTGGTGAACGTCCTGCTGGGGGTGGTGTTCCTGCGCGAGCGCCTGCGCCCCGGGCAGTGGCTTGCCATCGGGCTGGCGCTGGCGGGCGTGCTGTACATGACATTTGCCTACGGACGCCTGCCGTGGCTGGCGCTGGCGCTGGCGTTCACCTTTGGCATCTACGGCTACCTGAAAAAGACCTTCCCGCTCAACTCCCTGCACGGCTTGACGCTGGAGACCGGCGCGGTCACCCCGCTGATGCTGGGATACCTGATTTTCCTGGAAACCCGCGGGCAGGGGGCGTTTTTGCACGTCAGCGCGCTGGAGTCGCTTCTGCTGGCGCTGGCGGGGGTGGTGACGGCAACGCCCCTGCTGTTCTTCGGCATGGGGGCGCGGCTCATCCCGCTTTCGACCATGGGCTTGATTCAGTACCTCTCGCCCACCATGCAGTTCCTGCTGGGGGTGTTCCTGTATCACGAGCCGTTTGACCAGGCGCGGCTGGTGGGATTCAGCGTGGTGTGGCTGGCGCTGGCGCTGTATCTGGCAGAGGGGTACTGGCATCAGCGGCGGGCTGAGCCGAAGCCCGAGCCTGCCCAAGGCTGA
- a CDS encoding peptide ABC transporter substrate-binding protein yields MKRWIPLLLITLALASGCIVPPTATPAVSTATPAPLPTDTPVPTPELPKTLVVCLAEEPQTLYPYGGNSRSMWAVLEALYDGPFDTRQYAVQPVILEKMPALSDGDARIEAVKVKAGDPVVDTAGNLVALAAGVQVLPAGCSSPECAVTWDGTSPLQMERLSVTFRLKAGIQWSDGAPLTAEDSVFSFQIAADPATPTAKGLIDRTLSYTALDERTVEWVGVPGFVERNYPAYFFLPLPKHAWGTLSAAQILQDEQIRRAPLGWGAYTVQEWTAGDHITLKKNPLYFRAAEGLPAFDTLVFRFSGNPPDSALMALVAGECDIVEPNPDFLPLLEELINTQNNGRLQLLLAQGPEWEHVAFGIRPASYDDGYDPAAGDRPDFFGDVRTRQAFALCANRESIVKQVFFNRVDVPRGYLAPDHPAYQKDALPEYPYDPAKGSALLDEVGWKDTDGDPNTPRVAQGVSGVPDGTPLKVELLTTQAELRRQTAQTLQQSWRACGIETNIVQLPPGELFAPGPDGALFGRRFDLAMFYWQTSQRNACALYTSGQIPAAANQWLGVNAGGFSSAEYDAACLNSLRAHATPEEDLQALQNAEKVFAGQLPVLPLYFQLKIAIARPDLCGFSLDPTARSFLWNLEDFHLGEDCQP; encoded by the coding sequence GTGAAACGCTGGATACCCCTTTTGCTGATAACGCTGGCGCTGGCGAGCGGATGCATCGTGCCGCCCACTGCCACCCCGGCGGTGAGTACCGCAACGCCTGCGCCCCTTCCTACCGATACGCCCGTCCCCACCCCCGAACTGCCCAAAACGCTGGTGGTGTGCCTTGCCGAAGAACCGCAAACACTGTATCCCTACGGCGGCAACTCGCGCAGTATGTGGGCGGTGCTGGAAGCTCTCTACGATGGTCCGTTTGACACCCGACAGTACGCCGTTCAGCCGGTGATTCTGGAGAAGATGCCCGCGCTGAGCGACGGCGATGCGCGCATCGAAGCCGTCAAGGTCAAAGCCGGCGACCCCGTGGTGGATACGGCGGGCAATTTGGTGGCGCTGGCGGCGGGTGTGCAGGTCCTGCCTGCCGGGTGTTCTTCGCCGGAGTGCGCCGTCACCTGGGACGGCACCAGCCCCTTACAGATGGAGCGCCTGAGCGTCACCTTCCGCCTTAAAGCGGGCATCCAGTGGTCCGACGGCGCGCCGCTCACTGCCGAAGACTCGGTCTTTTCCTTCCAGATTGCCGCCGACCCGGCAACCCCCACCGCCAAAGGGCTGATTGACCGCACCCTTTCCTACACTGCGCTGGACGAGCGCACGGTGGAGTGGGTGGGCGTGCCGGGCTTTGTGGAGCGCAATTACCCCGCTTACTTCTTCCTGCCCCTGCCCAAACACGCCTGGGGGACGCTGAGCGCGGCGCAAATATTACAGGATGAGCAAATCCGCCGCGCGCCGCTGGGCTGGGGGGCTTACACCGTGCAGGAATGGACGGCGGGTGACCACATCACCCTGAAGAAGAACCCGCTGTACTTCCGCGCCGCCGAGGGCTTGCCCGCCTTCGATACGCTGGTGTTCCGCTTCTCGGGCAATCCGCCCGACAGCGCGCTGATGGCGCTGGTGGCGGGCGAGTGCGACATCGTTGAACCCAACCCCGATTTCCTGCCCCTGCTGGAAGAACTCATCAACACGCAGAACAACGGACGCCTGCAGTTACTGCTGGCGCAGGGACCGGAGTGGGAGCACGTTGCCTTCGGCATCCGCCCGGCGTCTTACGATGACGGCTACGACCCTGCCGCGGGCGACCGCCCCGATTTCTTCGGCGATGTGCGCACCCGCCAGGCGTTTGCTCTGTGCGCCAACCGCGAGTCCATCGTTAAGCAGGTGTTCTTCAACCGCGTGGATGTGCCGCGCGGCTACCTGGCGCCCGATCATCCCGCCTATCAGAAAGATGCCCTGCCCGAATACCCCTACGACCCGGCAAAGGGGAGCGCCCTGCTGGACGAAGTGGGCTGGAAGGACACCGACGGCGACCCCAACACCCCGCGCGTGGCGCAGGGGGTAAGCGGCGTCCCCGACGGTACGCCGCTGAAGGTGGAACTGCTCACCACGCAGGCAGAGTTGCGCCGTCAAACCGCGCAGACCCTGCAACAGTCCTGGCGCGCCTGCGGCATTGAGACGAACATTGTGCAGTTGCCGCCCGGCGAGTTGTTCGCCCCCGGTCCGGATGGGGCGCTCTTCGGCAGGCGCTTTGACCTTGCCATGTTCTACTGGCAGACCAGCCAGCGCAACGCCTGCGCGCTCTACACCAGCGGGCAAATCCCCGCCGCCGCCAATCAGTGGCTGGGCGTCAACGCGGGCGGTTTTTCCTCGGCGGAGTACGATGCCGCCTGCCTGAACTCTCTGCGGGCGCACGCTACCCCTGAGGAAGACCTGCAAGCCCTGCAGAACGCCGAGAAGGTCTTTGCCGGGCAGTTGCCGGTGCTTCCGCTGTACTTCCAGTTGAAGATTGCCATTGCCCGCCCGGATTTGTGCGGCTTCTCGCTCGACCCGACGGCGCGCAGTTTCCTCTGGAATCTTGAGGACTTTCACCTCGGCGAGGATTGTCAGCCGTGA